A region from the Acuticoccus sediminis genome encodes:
- the flgI gene encoding flagellar basal body P-ring protein FlgI has protein sequence MTRLLTITVAALSLLLTAGAPGGPDGSRIKDITTVQGVRDNQLIGYGLVIGLQGTGDTLRNAPFTEQALKSMLDRMGVAVRGVPLRAQNVAAVTVTATLPPFVGVGSRIDVAVSSIGDATSLRGGTLVVTPLTGGDGQVYAVAQGQVQTSGVNVQGQAATLTEGVATAGRVPNGALVERKVPGTLVGIDKLVLELNNPDYRTAAKIADAINAYTERRWGSRIAAERDLRTVVLNKPKSVGATRFLAEIGQLTVETDAPARVVVDQATGTVVIGANVRVSTVALAHGNLTLRVAESPTVVQPDPFSYGVTAVEPNTFVSAEEAGGKIAIVDGTDLQTLVHGLNTIGLKPSDIISILQTIKTAGALQAELIVQ, from the coding sequence CCGGGGCTCCCGGCGGGCCGGACGGATCGCGCATCAAGGACATCACCACCGTCCAGGGCGTGCGCGACAACCAGCTCATCGGCTACGGCCTCGTCATCGGCCTGCAGGGGACCGGCGACACGCTGCGCAACGCGCCCTTCACCGAGCAGGCGCTGAAGTCGATGCTGGACCGGATGGGCGTCGCCGTGCGCGGCGTTCCGCTGCGCGCCCAGAACGTCGCCGCCGTCACGGTGACGGCGACGCTGCCGCCCTTCGTCGGCGTCGGCTCGCGCATCGACGTTGCGGTCTCCTCCATCGGTGACGCGACCTCGCTGCGCGGCGGCACGCTGGTGGTGACCCCGCTGACCGGCGGCGACGGCCAGGTCTACGCCGTGGCGCAGGGCCAGGTGCAGACCTCCGGCGTCAACGTCCAGGGCCAGGCGGCGACCCTCACCGAGGGCGTCGCGACCGCCGGCCGCGTCCCCAACGGGGCGCTGGTGGAGCGCAAGGTGCCGGGCACCCTCGTCGGGATCGACAAGCTGGTGCTGGAGCTCAACAACCCGGACTACCGCACGGCGGCCAAGATCGCCGACGCCATCAACGCGTACACCGAGCGGCGCTGGGGCAGCCGGATCGCCGCGGAGCGCGACCTGCGCACCGTCGTCCTCAACAAGCCAAAGTCCGTCGGCGCGACGCGCTTCCTCGCCGAGATCGGCCAGCTCACGGTGGAGACCGACGCCCCGGCCCGCGTCGTCGTCGACCAGGCGACCGGCACCGTCGTCATCGGCGCCAACGTGCGCGTGTCCACCGTCGCCCTCGCGCACGGCAACCTGACGCTGCGCGTCGCCGAGTCGCCCACGGTCGTCCAGCCCGATCCGTTCTCCTACGGCGTGACCGCGGTCGAGCCGAACACCTTCGTCTCCGCCGAGGAGGCCGGCGGCAAGATCGCCATCGTCGACGGCACCGACCTCCAGACCCTCGTCCACGGCCTCAACACCATCGGTCTGAAGCCGTCGGACATCATCTCGATCCTTCAAACCATCAAGACCGCAGGCGCCCTTCAAGCGGAGCTGATCGTCCAATGA
- a CDS encoding flagellar basal body-associated FliL family protein: MEDDVTADDLATDDDKKKGGMMGTILAAVVVTLMGGAAGAGLGMMQVDTISSVATKRANEVEIQKPSLAWDKETTVTRLEPVITNLASPSGARIRLDTAMVFDVEAVEDVERMKATLSTDLIAFLRTVSLGELIGASAFNHLRDDLNERVRAASSGTVQELLIESMVFQ; this comes from the coding sequence ATGGAAGACGACGTCACGGCAGATGATCTGGCGACTGACGACGACAAGAAGAAAGGCGGCATGATGGGGACGATCCTCGCCGCCGTTGTCGTCACGCTCATGGGCGGCGCCGCCGGCGCGGGCCTCGGCATGATGCAGGTGGACACGATCTCCAGCGTCGCCACCAAGCGCGCCAACGAGGTGGAGATCCAGAAGCCCTCCCTCGCCTGGGACAAGGAGACGACGGTGACCCGGCTGGAACCGGTCATCACCAACCTCGCCTCCCCGTCCGGCGCGCGCATCCGCCTCGACACCGCGATGGTGTTCGACGTGGAGGCGGTGGAGGACGTGGAGCGGATGAAGGCGACGCTCTCGACCGACCTCATCGCCTTCCTGCGCACGGTCTCGCTGGGGGAGCTCATCGGCGCCTCGGCCTTCAACCACCTGCGCGACGACCTCAACGAACGCGTGCGCGCCGCCTCGAGCGGCACCGTGCAGGAGCTTCTGATCGAGTCGATGGTCTTCCAGTAG
- the fliP gene encoding flagellar type III secretion system pore protein FliP (The bacterial flagellar biogenesis protein FliP forms a type III secretion system (T3SS)-type pore required for flagellar assembly.): MTFRFVRHGLIVAMAASPLVLVAGAAAAQQLDLSELLPAGSGSASGRIIQFVALITVLSLAPGLLIMVTSFTRMIVALSFLRAGLGLQTTPANIVVISLALFMTFYVMGPVFDKAWEDGVRPLTQNEITEEEAYTRVTEPFREFMLQQVRPRDLELFADLAGIEASSERVTELRTLVPAFMISELRRGFEIGFLVLLPFLVIDLIVATLIMSMGMMMMPPTVIALPFKILFFVLIDGWNLIVGSLVRSFV; this comes from the coding sequence ATGACTTTCCGATTTGTGCGTCATGGTCTCATCGTCGCCATGGCGGCGAGCCCGCTCGTCCTCGTCGCCGGCGCGGCGGCCGCCCAGCAGCTCGACCTCTCCGAGCTGCTTCCGGCCGGCAGCGGCTCGGCCTCCGGGCGGATCATCCAGTTCGTCGCCCTCATCACGGTGCTGTCGCTGGCGCCGGGGCTCCTCATCATGGTGACGAGCTTCACCCGGATGATCGTCGCCCTCTCCTTCCTGCGCGCCGGTCTCGGCCTGCAGACGACGCCGGCGAACATCGTCGTGATCTCGCTGGCGCTCTTCATGACCTTCTACGTGATGGGTCCGGTGTTCGACAAAGCCTGGGAGGACGGGGTGCGCCCGCTGACCCAGAACGAGATCACCGAGGAGGAGGCCTACACCCGCGTCACCGAGCCGTTCAGGGAGTTCATGCTGCAGCAGGTGCGCCCGCGCGACCTCGAGCTCTTCGCCGACCTCGCCGGCATCGAGGCCTCGTCGGAGCGCGTGACGGAGCTGCGCACCCTCGTCCCCGCCTTCATGATCTCCGAGCTGCGGCGCGGCTTCGAGATCGGCTTCCTGGTGCTGCTCCCCTTCCTGGTGATCGACCTCATCGTCGCGACGCTCATCATGTCGATGGGCATGATGATGATGCCGCCGACGGTGATCGCGCTGCCGTTCAAGATCCTGTTCTTCGTCCTGATCGACGGCTGGAACCTGATCGTCGGTTCCCTGGTCCGCTCCTTCGTGTGA
- a CDS encoding flagellar basal body L-ring protein FlgH has product MRRVLMFGTTAFVLAGCADGTPLVKPELSPVGTGLVAERMPMAAAVEVAALGDPTSLYGRRTRELLTDVRASNVGDTLTVMIQLDDKAEFDNESERKRKSDANLDFGLNVSGRGFDGPEGSAEGALTGNVGSTSNYKGTGTIDRSEKLRLRVAAVVKEVLPNGNLFITGSQEIRVNDEMRVLTVAGIVNPLDVNRLNTVDYERIAEARISYGGRGRQSEIQSPNWGQQIYDRVVPF; this is encoded by the coding sequence GTGAGACGCGTCCTCATGTTCGGCACGACGGCGTTCGTGCTGGCGGGATGCGCCGACGGCACTCCGCTGGTCAAACCCGAGCTGTCGCCGGTCGGCACGGGCCTCGTCGCCGAGCGGATGCCGATGGCGGCTGCGGTCGAGGTGGCCGCGCTCGGCGACCCGACCTCGCTCTACGGCCGGCGGACGCGCGAGCTCCTCACCGACGTGCGCGCCAGCAACGTGGGCGACACGCTGACCGTCATGATCCAGCTCGACGACAAGGCCGAATTCGACAACGAGTCCGAGCGCAAGCGCAAGTCCGACGCCAATCTCGACTTCGGCCTCAACGTCTCCGGCCGCGGCTTCGACGGACCGGAAGGGTCGGCCGAGGGTGCTCTCACCGGCAACGTCGGCTCGACCTCCAACTACAAGGGCACCGGCACCATCGACCGCTCCGAGAAGCTGCGGCTTCGCGTGGCGGCGGTGGTGAAGGAGGTGCTGCCCAACGGCAACCTCTTCATCACAGGCAGCCAGGAGATCCGCGTCAACGACGAGATGCGCGTCCTCACCGTCGCCGGGATCGTCAACCCGCTCGACGTGAACCGCCTCAACACCGTCGACTACGAACGCATCGCCGAGGCGCGCATCTCCTACGGCGGCCGGGGCCGGCAGAGCGAGATCCAATCCCCGAACTGGGGCCAGCAGATCTACGACAGGGTGGTACCGTTCTGA
- a CDS encoding MotE family protein — translation MTHHLTHSASAVALAIALLAAPFALAPAADAEESSAAEAYCRNLADEAGDVRFARKLARLQEAEQQVNARLQALEAKRQEYEDWLTRREKFLKLAEQNLVAIYAGMRPDAASQQLAAMNELQAAAVIAKVSPRTASAILNEMDTKKAARIAAIMAGLSRDDLNGMPS, via the coding sequence ATGACCCATCACCTGACCCACTCCGCCAGTGCGGTGGCGCTCGCGATCGCCCTCCTCGCCGCGCCGTTCGCCCTGGCGCCCGCCGCCGACGCCGAGGAGAGCTCGGCCGCCGAGGCCTACTGCCGGAACCTCGCCGACGAGGCCGGCGACGTGCGCTTCGCCCGCAAGCTCGCCCGCCTCCAGGAGGCCGAGCAGCAGGTCAACGCCCGCCTCCAGGCCCTCGAGGCCAAGCGACAGGAATACGAGGACTGGCTGACCCGGCGCGAGAAGTTCCTGAAGCTCGCCGAACAGAACCTCGTCGCCATCTACGCCGGCATGCGGCCGGACGCCGCCTCCCAGCAGCTCGCCGCCATGAACGAGCTGCAGGCGGCGGCGGTGATCGCAAAGGTCTCGCCCCGCACGGCGAGCGCGATCCTGAACGAGATGGACACCAAGAAGGCGGCCCGGATCGCCGCCATCATGGCCGGCCTGTCGCGCGACGACCTCAACGGGATGCCATCGTGA